Proteins encoded in a region of the Candidatus Zixiibacteriota bacterium genome:
- a CDS encoding response regulator, translating into MGARGEPIAIVLADDDADDRELTRAALAESRLANELYTVEDGEQLLDLLAHRGSYAGEAAVPRPGLILLDLNMPRMDGQEALRIIKADPKLKSIPVVILTTSRAEEEIYRAYQLGANSYVTKPVTFDGLVSVLKALGLYWFEIVELPFMKGLPRNEPVAHSSADGR; encoded by the coding sequence GTGGGAGCACGCGGAGAGCCGATCGCCATCGTCCTGGCCGACGATGATGCCGATGACCGTGAACTGACACGGGCGGCGCTGGCCGAAAGCCGCCTGGCCAATGAATTGTACACGGTGGAGGACGGTGAGCAGCTCCTCGACCTGCTGGCTCATCGTGGCTCGTATGCGGGGGAGGCGGCAGTACCGCGCCCGGGACTGATCTTGCTGGATTTGAATATGCCGAGGATGGATGGACAGGAGGCGCTGCGGATCATCAAGGCCGATCCGAAGCTGAAAAGTATTCCTGTCGTCATCCTGACGACATCGCGCGCGGAGGAGGAAATATACCGCGCTTACCAGCTCGGTGCGAATTCCTACGTCACCAAGCCGGTTACCTTCGATGGACTGGTCAGCGTGCTGAAGGCGTTGGGGCTGTACTGGTTTGAAATCGTTGAATTGCCATTCATGAAAGGATTGCCCCGCAATGAGCCGGTTGCCCATTCGAGTGCTGATGGTCGATGA
- a CDS encoding PAS domain S-box protein codes for MSRLPIRVLMVDDDEDDFIVARDLIASVRDCEIQLEWVSAFEDATADMDRLDHDVYLIDYRLGAHSGLELLRDNPKATQSKAVILLTGAGQSELDSEALRHGAADYLEKSHLTAPLLVKSIRYVAERVRIMEYLRATNETLRSLIDVSPLGVCVIDNRHTVTLWNPAAERVFGWSAAEVLGKPLPGAHDGDDDDFARLVTSGFQGHALAGFEIRAARKDGSEVDVNLWTAPLNDQRGRTSSVMAMAVDVTEQRQAQHALRSSEEFHRALSERSADIILVSNVEGIIRYASPSCQRVLGYTPDQLVDRVAFDFVHPEDIPAVQSVMESIWAHTREPMTLRVRFRNRIGDYRVIEGIGARISIESIPEGIVLNARDVTDRVTAEELAHRLAAAVEQVSESIMITDTEGRILYANPAFAHLTGMDCADIVGQSTAVLCSVLTPAPDTRGLVDAVASGVVWSGTFGGRHRLGRACHVECTVAPIRDSNGRVINYVSVARDVTEERVREAHLRQSQRLEAIGSLASGIAHEINTPIQFIGDNVHFLASTLSELLPALQELSKVRATTGSEGNIGGSRRLPRDTDTLDLDYVIEEIPRALNQTREGIDRVISIVKAMREFAHPGGHGEHRTEIDLNRALEGALTVCRNQIKNVADVRTDFDVKLPPIPCYANELNQVFLNLLINAAQAIQEVYDKTGDRGWIAVRTVHENGSALVAIGDTGSGISESAREHIFEPFFTTKPVGRGTGQGLAIARSVIVDKHKGSITFDTVEGSGTTFYVRLPFIPKEKETEHEPAVIRR; via the coding sequence ATGAGCCGGTTGCCCATTCGAGTGCTGATGGTCGATGACGACGAGGATGATTTCATCGTCGCCCGCGATCTGATTGCCTCAGTACGTGACTGTGAGATTCAGTTGGAGTGGGTCTCGGCCTTTGAAGATGCCACGGCGGACATGGACCGTCTCGACCATGATGTCTATCTGATCGACTATCGCCTCGGGGCACACAGCGGCCTGGAACTGCTGCGTGATAACCCCAAAGCGACACAGAGCAAAGCCGTCATTCTGCTGACCGGAGCCGGACAGAGCGAATTGGACTCCGAAGCGCTCCGACATGGAGCCGCGGATTATCTTGAGAAGAGCCACCTGACCGCACCGCTTCTGGTCAAATCGATTCGTTACGTGGCCGAGCGCGTCCGCATCATGGAGTACCTGCGAGCCACCAACGAGACCTTGCGGTCACTGATCGACGTGTCGCCGCTGGGCGTCTGTGTGATCGACAATCGCCACACCGTCACCCTATGGAATCCCGCAGCGGAGAGAGTCTTCGGGTGGTCAGCGGCGGAGGTTCTGGGCAAACCGCTGCCCGGCGCGCACGACGGCGACGACGATGACTTCGCGCGGCTGGTGACCAGCGGGTTTCAGGGCCATGCGCTGGCGGGATTTGAGATTCGCGCCGCGCGCAAGGATGGCTCCGAGGTGGACGTGAATCTCTGGACCGCTCCTCTCAACGATCAGCGCGGCCGGACATCGTCGGTGATGGCCATGGCGGTCGATGTAACCGAGCAGCGCCAGGCGCAGCACGCCCTCCGCTCCAGCGAAGAGTTCCATCGCGCCTTGTCGGAACGTTCCGCTGACATCATTCTGGTCTCGAATGTCGAGGGCATCATTCGTTACGCCAGCCCCTCCTGCCAGCGGGTCCTGGGGTACACCCCGGACCAACTCGTTGACCGCGTCGCGTTCGATTTTGTCCATCCCGAAGATATTCCGGCTGTGCAGTCGGTTATGGAAAGCATTTGGGCGCATACCCGCGAACCGATGACGTTGCGTGTCAGGTTTCGCAACCGTATCGGCGACTACCGCGTGATTGAGGGCATCGGGGCGCGCATCTCGATCGAGTCGATCCCGGAGGGAATCGTCTTGAATGCGCGTGATGTCACCGACCGTGTGACGGCGGAAGAACTGGCGCACCGCCTCGCGGCGGCCGTAGAACAGGTCTCCGAATCCATCATGATCACCGACACCGAAGGGCGGATTCTGTACGCCAATCCCGCATTCGCACATCTGACAGGAATGGACTGTGCCGATATTGTCGGCCAGAGCACGGCGGTTCTCTGCAGTGTACTCACACCCGCCCCGGACACGCGCGGTCTCGTCGACGCCGTGGCGTCCGGTGTCGTCTGGTCGGGAACTTTCGGGGGACGTCATCGGCTCGGGCGCGCCTGCCATGTGGAATGTACCGTCGCACCGATCCGCGACAGCAACGGGCGCGTGATCAACTATGTGAGCGTCGCGCGCGATGTCACCGAAGAACGTGTTCGCGAGGCGCACCTGCGCCAGTCGCAGCGCCTCGAAGCCATCGGTTCGCTGGCGTCGGGGATCGCCCATGAAATCAACACGCCGATCCAATTCATCGGCGACAATGTCCATTTCCTGGCATCGACCCTCTCCGAGCTGCTGCCCGCGCTTCAGGAACTCTCGAAAGTGCGAGCCACGACCGGATCGGAGGGCAACATTGGTGGTTCGCGCCGATTACCACGCGACACGGACACGCTGGATCTGGATTATGTCATCGAAGAGATACCGCGCGCCCTCAACCAGACCCGCGAGGGCATCGACCGCGTGATCTCCATCGTCAAGGCGATGCGCGAATTCGCCCATCCCGGCGGCCACGGTGAGCACCGGACGGAGATCGACCTGAACCGGGCGCTGGAGGGTGCATTGACCGTCTGCCGCAACCAGATCAAGAATGTCGCCGACGTGCGCACCGATTTTGATGTGAAACTGCCGCCGATTCCCTGCTACGCAAACGAGCTGAATCAGGTGTTCCTCAACCTGCTGATCAATGCGGCACAGGCGATTCAGGAGGTCTACGATAAAACGGGCGACCGCGGCTGGATTGCGGTACGAACAGTCCATGAAAACGGTAGTGCGCTGGTGGCGATCGGCGATACCGGGAGCGGGATCTCTGAGTCGGCGCGTGAGCACATCTTCGAGCCGTTCTTCACGACCAAACCGGTCGGCCGCGGAACCGGACAGGGATTGGCCATCGCCCGATCCGTGATCGTCGACAAACACAAGGGCTCGATCACCTTCGACACCGTCGAAGGAAGCGGAACCACGTTTTACGTTCGCTTGCCGTTCATCCCGAAAGAGAAGGAGACCGAGCATGAGCCGGCTGTTATTCGTAGATGA
- a CDS encoding response regulator, whose protein sequence is MSRLLFVDDEPNVLEGLMRMARATRLPCEVEAVGSAAAALARIQLGGIDLVVTDVHMPAMDGFELLSRIRQEPGTEHLPVIMLTGSLDSDARRRSLELGATDFVTKPAVPAEFSARVRNILKLKLYRDRLAEQNELLETQILSLQKLENVGTLAAGLVHDLNNVLTAVGGHVQLALNKCGDPAAVSRHAKSALDSAAQAGQLVEQLLRVSKPHVGDWEMCDIVSVVDSGLHLLEASKSENVAIYWIPPREELSLSADSVQIGQVIMNLCINAMQAMSDHGEIRISVQPVRLSEEMHCTCGATLLPNDYICLQVNDTGGGIPPEAFPHLFDPFFTTKPAGQGTGLGLFVVGRVAHNHNGGVMVESAPGRGTTFSVYFKSGAIDRVSVGEEAGVSGRAE, encoded by the coding sequence ATGAGCCGGCTGTTATTCGTAGATGACGAACCCAATGTGTTGGAGGGTCTGATGCGCATGGCGCGCGCTACGCGTTTGCCATGCGAAGTGGAGGCGGTCGGGAGCGCTGCGGCGGCGCTGGCACGCATCCAATTGGGGGGAATCGATCTGGTCGTCACCGATGTCCACATGCCGGCGATGGACGGGTTCGAGCTTTTGTCCCGCATCCGTCAGGAGCCGGGTACCGAACATCTCCCGGTGATCATGCTCACCGGATCGCTGGATTCCGATGCGCGGCGGCGGTCACTGGAGTTGGGGGCAACGGATTTTGTGACCAAACCGGCGGTTCCCGCGGAGTTTTCGGCCCGTGTGCGCAACATCCTCAAACTCAAGCTGTATCGCGACCGACTCGCCGAACAGAATGAACTGCTGGAAACGCAAATCCTGAGTCTTCAGAAACTGGAAAATGTCGGGACGCTGGCGGCGGGCCTCGTGCATGATCTGAACAATGTACTGACCGCAGTCGGAGGGCACGTTCAGTTGGCGCTTAACAAGTGCGGCGATCCGGCAGCAGTCTCCCGCCATGCGAAATCCGCCCTCGACTCTGCCGCCCAGGCGGGACAGTTGGTGGAGCAATTGTTGCGGGTATCAAAACCCCACGTGGGCGATTGGGAGATGTGCGACATCGTGTCGGTCGTCGACAGCGGTTTGCACCTCCTGGAAGCGTCGAAATCCGAAAACGTCGCAATCTATTGGATCCCACCGCGTGAGGAGCTTTCATTGTCCGCCGATTCGGTTCAGATCGGGCAGGTCATCATGAATCTCTGCATCAATGCCATGCAGGCGATGAGCGACCACGGAGAAATTCGCATCAGCGTGCAACCGGTTCGGCTGAGTGAAGAGATGCACTGCACCTGCGGCGCCACGCTGCTTCCGAACGACTATATCTGTCTGCAGGTCAACGATACGGGCGGCGGCATCCCTCCGGAAGCCTTCCCGCACCTGTTCGATCCATTCTTCACTACGAAACCGGCCGGGCAGGGGACGGGTTTGGGGCTGTTCGTCGTCGGACGGGTTGCCCACAATCACAATGGCGGCGTCATGGTAGAGTCGGCGCCCGGCCGGGGGACAACCTTCTCCGTCTATTTCAAGTCCGGCGCGATCGACCGCGTCTCGGTCGGTGAGGAAGCGGGTGTCTCAGGCAGGGCCGAGTAA
- a CDS encoding bifunctional methionine sulfoxide reductase B/A protein — MKSEESVVTVKALTPEEERVIVHKGTEPPFTGKYWNHKEEGAYVCRNCGAELYRSADKFESGCGWPSFDDEVPGAVKRTPDADGFRTEITCMRCGGHLGHVFEGEKLTPKDVRHCVNSLSLEFIPAGRQAEVATQTAYFAGGCFWGTEHLLNKTEGVISTRVGYMGGHTSKPTYKDVCNGNTGHAEAVEVVFDSARIDYETLARLFFEIHDPTQVDRQGPDIGDQYRSEIFYVDDAQKRVIEKLIGLLEGKGYEVATRLSKAGTFWEAEQYHQDYYEYTGKQPYCHAYQKRF, encoded by the coding sequence ATGAAATCGGAGGAGAGTGTTGTGACCGTCAAGGCGTTGACTCCCGAAGAAGAACGGGTGATCGTCCACAAAGGGACTGAGCCGCCCTTTACCGGAAAGTATTGGAACCACAAGGAAGAAGGCGCCTACGTGTGCCGGAATTGCGGCGCGGAGTTGTACCGTTCGGCCGACAAGTTCGAGTCGGGCTGTGGGTGGCCGAGTTTCGACGATGAGGTGCCTGGGGCAGTCAAACGGACCCCCGACGCCGACGGATTTCGGACGGAAATCACCTGTATGAGGTGCGGGGGCCATCTCGGGCATGTTTTCGAGGGAGAGAAGCTGACGCCGAAGGATGTTCGGCATTGCGTCAATTCCCTCTCCCTGGAATTCATCCCTGCCGGACGGCAGGCAGAGGTCGCAACTCAGACTGCCTACTTTGCCGGGGGGTGTTTTTGGGGAACTGAGCACTTGCTGAACAAGACCGAGGGCGTCATTTCAACCCGAGTGGGATACATGGGGGGCCATACATCCAAACCGACCTACAAGGATGTCTGCAACGGCAACACCGGACACGCCGAAGCAGTCGAAGTCGTATTCGATTCGGCCAGGATCGACTACGAAACGCTGGCGCGGCTGTTTTTTGAAATTCACGATCCGACTCAGGTCGATCGGCAAGGCCCGGACATCGGCGATCAGTATCGTTCGGAAATTTTCTATGTCGATGATGCCCAGAAGCGGGTGATCGAGAAGCTGATCGGGCTGCTGGAGGGTAAGGGGTACGAGGTTGCCACACGGCTTTCAAAAGCCGGTACCTTTTGGGAGGCCGAACAGTACCACCAGGACTACTACGAGTACACCGGTAAGCAGCCCTACTGCCACGCATACCAGAAACGATTCTGA
- a CDS encoding choice-of-anchor L domain-containing protein has product MVDALLGKTALTVSNIRYSGAAIALGTFTGGEGIVGFESGIVLSTGDISFVVGPNNSSGAGWQNDQPGDPELDALIPGFETLDAAVLEFDFVCENVQRVGFEYVFSSEEYNEYVNASYNDVFGFFVNGKNVALLPDGITVVSINNVNGGNPLGENASNPQFYRNNVDDTCQFNETCPINTQMDGMTVVLIAETAINPGLNHIKIAIADAGDASLDSDVFIKGQSFICGSVNNSPPVCELDPAGPFTISSGAKLSFLVHGSDPDTGQTITMTDVGSFPPTATMSPILPLAGPATGISSQFSWQPVQTGTFIIRFQLSDSLGGFDTCTASINVVESILPFVVATTPVEGGLDHLWDDKVTVRFSEPVTGNLDASISAANQDGVAITVSAVLNDVFLSVSPKFEWPDDDVVTLRISASMTDLTGNALDGNLNGIPEGSPIDDFLLTFGTAPGVYPGDADDNGRVDERDVLPLGRFWELSGPARPRRTDGWNRELSEAWVPRGATHADCDGNGVIDSIDICTIAEHFGRSIPAMPSLGRPTEWTEPLHDDILGALARALLTCENIGDVARLALTSVLESENRPVASAPKSAALLENFPNPFNAGTVIRWELSTAAHVDIAIYDVLGRPVVSLFSADLPAGQHSVSWSGTGDQGQRLPSGVYITRLRTGSSVLSRAMVLLR; this is encoded by the coding sequence GTGGTCGACGCACTGCTCGGCAAGACGGCGCTCACTGTGAGTAATATCCGGTACAGCGGTGCCGCGATTGCGCTGGGGACTTTCACCGGCGGCGAGGGGATTGTCGGATTTGAGTCGGGGATTGTATTGTCGACCGGTGACATCTCGTTTGTTGTCGGTCCCAACAATAGCAGCGGGGCCGGGTGGCAGAACGATCAGCCCGGTGATCCGGAACTCGACGCGCTGATTCCCGGATTCGAAACCCTGGACGCTGCCGTCCTGGAGTTCGATTTTGTCTGCGAGAATGTCCAGCGAGTCGGTTTTGAGTATGTCTTCTCCTCCGAAGAGTACAATGAGTATGTGAATGCGAGCTACAACGATGTTTTTGGCTTCTTCGTAAATGGCAAGAACGTGGCGCTGCTGCCCGACGGCATCACGGTCGTCTCGATCAACAATGTCAATGGCGGCAATCCCCTCGGCGAGAACGCCTCCAACCCGCAATTCTATCGGAATAACGTCGACGACACGTGTCAGTTCAACGAGACCTGTCCGATCAATACGCAGATGGACGGAATGACGGTCGTCTTGATTGCCGAAACGGCGATCAATCCCGGACTCAACCACATCAAGATTGCGATTGCCGACGCCGGAGATGCTTCGCTGGATTCCGACGTCTTCATCAAGGGGCAGAGTTTCATCTGCGGCAGCGTGAACAATAGCCCTCCGGTCTGTGAACTCGATCCGGCGGGACCCTTTACCATTTCATCCGGCGCAAAGCTCAGCTTCCTTGTCCATGGTTCCGACCCCGATACGGGACAGACAATCACCATGACCGACGTCGGCAGCTTTCCGCCGACCGCGACTATGTCGCCGATTCTGCCGCTGGCCGGCCCGGCCACCGGGATTTCATCTCAATTTTCATGGCAGCCGGTTCAGACCGGGACATTCATCATTCGGTTTCAGCTCAGCGACAGTTTGGGCGGTTTTGATACCTGCACGGCATCGATCAATGTGGTCGAAAGCATATTGCCGTTTGTCGTCGCCACGACGCCCGTAGAGGGCGGGCTGGATCACTTGTGGGATGATAAAGTGACGGTCCGGTTTTCCGAGCCGGTAACAGGGAACCTGGATGCGTCGATTTCGGCCGCCAATCAGGACGGCGTCGCGATCACGGTCAGTGCTGTACTCAACGATGTCTTTCTCAGCGTATCGCCCAAGTTCGAATGGCCCGACGACGACGTCGTCACGCTGCGCATCAGCGCCTCGATGACCGACCTGACCGGGAATGCGCTCGACGGCAACTTGAATGGTATTCCCGAGGGTTCGCCGATCGATGACTTTCTGCTCACGTTCGGAACCGCGCCCGGCGTCTACCCCGGCGACGCCGACGATAATGGTCGAGTGGATGAACGCGACGTCCTGCCGCTGGGACGATTCTGGGAGCTCTCCGGCCCGGCCCGGCCGCGTCGAACGGACGGCTGGAATCGTGAATTATCGGAGGCCTGGGTGCCGCGAGGGGCCACTCACGCGGATTGCGACGGCAACGGCGTCATCGATTCTATCGACATCTGCACGATTGCCGAGCATTTCGGGCGGTCCATTCCGGCGATGCCATCGCTCGGGCGACCGACAGAATGGACCGAGCCGCTCCACGACGATATTCTCGGTGCGCTCGCGCGCGCCTTGCTGACCTGCGAGAATATCGGCGATGTCGCACGTCTGGCACTGACGTCGGTTCTTGAATCCGAGAATCGTCCTGTCGCCTCCGCTCCCAAGTCAGCCGCATTGCTTGAGAATTTCCCGAACCCGTTTAATGCGGGAACGGTCATTCGATGGGAACTGAGCACCGCCGCGCATGTGGACATCGCAATCTATGACGTCCTTGGTCGCCCCGTTGTCTCACTCTTTTCGGCCGATCTGCCGGCCGGGCAACACAGCGTCTCCTGGAGCGGCACCGGCGATCAGGGGCAGCGGCTGCCCTCCGGTGTCTATATTACCCGTCTGCGGACCGGGTCTTCCGTGCTGAGCCGCGCCATGGTCTTGCTGCGTTAA
- the glgX gene encoding glycogen debranching protein GlgX — MRSVRPGLPYPLGVHWDGHGVNMAVFSEHATAVHLCLFDSVASDHESQRIPLPEKTNHVWHGYIPGLGPGQLYGLRVHGPYELSQGHRFNPHKLLLDPYARCVARPPQWRPELYGDGHATDDMSRTLDKSDSAGCAPLAMVIDPSFDWGGDQLPSVPWHETVIYELHVKGFTRRHLDVPQNLRGTYLGLATDPVIRHLKDLGVTAVELLPVHQHMSEHELIGRGLTNYWGYSTLSFFAPDVRYAVSRAPGDVINEFRQMVRAYHAAGLEVILDVVFNHTAERDQDGPTVMFRGLDNRAYYRLDPHDPGTYVDVTGTGNTLNVTHPRVLQLVMDSLRYWVSEMHVDGFRFDEAVALGRDPQDFDSEAGLFRAIAQDPILSRVKLIAEPWDLGPGGLRAGGFPPGWSEWNGRFRDTVRSFWRGESGCASALATRLTGSSDLFASSGRGPSAGINFVTCHDGFTLRDLVCYDRKHNESNGENNRDGSDDNRSWNGGIEGPTDDRAVDALRWQRQRNFLATLMLAQGVPMLSHGDELGRSQQGNNNAYCHDSELTWVDWNPGLQGESLRAFTGRLARIRREQPVLRRRRFLCGEVAPGSEFKDAAWYGPDGRELTAEAWHEPSLGCLGVRLDGDAITETDTEGNRIVGTTLFLVMNHSAADVQFEMPPESGMYAWELLLDTSEPDAQGVRFAQGVAYEITARSLGLFRLLKDR; from the coding sequence ATGCGGAGTGTCCGGCCCGGCCTGCCCTATCCCCTCGGCGTACATTGGGACGGTCACGGCGTCAACATGGCTGTCTTTTCCGAACACGCCACCGCAGTCCACCTGTGCCTCTTCGATTCAGTCGCGTCAGATCATGAATCACAGCGCATCCCGCTTCCTGAAAAGACGAATCACGTTTGGCATGGCTACATTCCCGGACTGGGCCCGGGACAGCTCTATGGTCTGCGTGTCCACGGACCCTACGAACTGTCGCAGGGACACCGATTCAATCCGCACAAGTTGCTGCTGGACCCGTACGCGCGCTGCGTCGCCCGTCCGCCGCAGTGGCGCCCTGAGTTGTACGGCGACGGACACGCCACTGACGACATGTCGCGCACGCTCGACAAGTCCGACAGCGCGGGATGCGCGCCATTGGCGATGGTCATCGATCCGTCATTCGACTGGGGCGGGGATCAGTTGCCATCCGTCCCGTGGCACGAGACCGTCATCTATGAGCTTCATGTCAAGGGATTCACGCGACGCCACCTTGATGTTCCGCAGAATCTCAGGGGCACTTATCTCGGACTGGCGACGGACCCTGTCATCCGTCACCTGAAGGATTTGGGCGTCACGGCGGTGGAGTTGTTGCCGGTGCATCAGCACATGAGCGAGCATGAGTTGATCGGACGCGGTCTCACCAACTACTGGGGATACAGCACGCTGTCATTCTTCGCTCCCGACGTCCGCTATGCCGTTTCACGGGCGCCCGGCGATGTCATTAACGAGTTCAGGCAGATGGTACGCGCATACCATGCAGCCGGATTGGAAGTCATTCTCGATGTCGTCTTTAATCACACGGCGGAGCGCGATCAGGATGGTCCAACCGTGATGTTTCGCGGCCTGGATAATCGCGCGTATTACCGTCTGGACCCGCACGATCCCGGCACCTATGTCGATGTCACCGGCACGGGCAATACCCTGAATGTGACCCACCCGCGCGTACTCCAATTGGTCATGGACAGTTTGCGATACTGGGTGAGCGAGATGCACGTCGATGGCTTTCGCTTTGACGAAGCGGTGGCATTGGGACGCGATCCTCAGGATTTCGACTCTGAGGCGGGTCTGTTTCGTGCCATCGCGCAGGATCCCATTCTGTCGCGCGTCAAGCTCATCGCCGAACCGTGGGATCTGGGTCCCGGTGGATTGCGGGCCGGTGGATTTCCACCGGGATGGTCGGAGTGGAACGGACGGTTTCGCGACACGGTCCGTTCCTTCTGGCGCGGCGAATCAGGATGCGCATCCGCACTGGCGACGCGACTGACCGGCTCAAGCGACCTGTTTGCGTCGTCGGGACGGGGCCCGTCGGCCGGCATCAACTTCGTGACGTGCCACGACGGATTCACGCTGCGCGATCTGGTCTGTTACGACAGAAAGCACAATGAATCCAACGGCGAGAACAATCGCGACGGTTCCGACGACAACCGCAGTTGGAACGGCGGCATTGAGGGACCGACCGACGATCGGGCGGTCGATGCCCTGCGATGGCAGCGGCAGCGAAATTTTCTGGCGACACTGATGCTCGCCCAGGGCGTGCCGATGCTCAGTCACGGAGACGAACTCGGCCGCTCCCAACAGGGAAACAACAACGCCTATTGCCACGACAGCGAATTAACGTGGGTCGATTGGAATCCCGGCCTGCAGGGAGAGTCCCTCCGCGCGTTTACCGGCCGCCTTGCCCGTATCCGCCGTGAACAACCGGTCCTCAGACGCCGAAGATTCTTATGTGGGGAGGTCGCACCCGGCTCCGAGTTCAAGGACGCTGCGTGGTATGGTCCCGACGGACGGGAACTGACGGCCGAGGCATGGCATGAGCCGAGTCTGGGATGCCTGGGCGTGCGGCTCGACGGCGATGCCATCACTGAGACTGATACGGAGGGCAATCGCATCGTCGGTACGACGCTGTTTCTGGTAATGAATCATTCGGCGGCGGACGTACAATTCGAAATGCCTCCTGAGTCGGGCATGTACGCCTGGGAACTGTTGCTGGACACATCAGAACCTGATGCTCAGGGCGTTCGATTCGCGCAGGGAGTCGCTTATGAGATCACTGCACGCAGTCTTGGTTTGTTTCGCCTGCTGAAGGATCGGTAA